Proteins encoded together in one candidate division WOR-3 bacterium window:
- the ade gene encoding adenine deaminase: MSNRDIELLQQFLKVSRGEAAGDLLLKGGFVVDVFTGEVRKGNVVIEGGKIAGVDPGYHRAKKVIDVTGCYITPGFIDGHIHIESSLLSVAEFARLCLLHGTTAVVADPHEIANVLGEYGVNYILRASEELPFDVFIAVPSCVPSTPLETTGGEIDVQAVIRLLKHKRVTGLAEVMNYPGVIFGDLDVLKKIKAAKALGKTVDGHSPGLSGLLLQSYAAAGIGSDHECIGFDEAREKLRAGMRVFIREGSAAHNLEALVRVINQISLRRCCLVSDDRHPSDLLYEGHLDSVVRKAIALGIAPVEAIQMVTLNPAEYFGFDDRGAVAPGYRADLVILGDLNKVDVRMVVKDGRIVVENRQVKFKIASRNDKKVLKSVRLPVLNVKDFEIKAEGELCNVIRVVPGQIITERHIQVPTVKNGLVVADTRRDILKLVVIERHKGTGRMGKGLVTGFGLKKGALGSTVAHDSHNIIIVGTNDRDMLIAARTLKSMGGGYVAVADGEVVAKLALPIAGLMSNKPASWVVKDLRLLIERAQRWGSRLENPFISLSFLALPVIPELKLTDRGLVDVSRFEIINLFCND, from the coding sequence ATGAGCAATAGGGATATAGAGTTACTTCAGCAATTTCTAAAGGTGAGCCGGGGCGAAGCAGCAGGAGACCTTCTGCTCAAAGGTGGTTTTGTGGTTGATGTTTTTACCGGTGAGGTCCGAAAAGGTAATGTTGTAATCGAAGGGGGTAAAATTGCCGGGGTTGACCCTGGATATCATAGGGCAAAAAAGGTTATTGATGTTACCGGTTGTTACATCACCCCGGGGTTCATCGATGGGCACATCCATATTGAAAGTTCTTTACTCTCAGTTGCCGAGTTTGCACGTTTGTGCCTTTTGCATGGAACAACAGCTGTTGTTGCGGACCCGCATGAAATCGCCAATGTTCTGGGCGAATATGGTGTGAATTACATCCTCAGGGCCAGTGAAGAGTTACCGTTCGATGTATTCATCGCTGTTCCTTCTTGTGTGCCGTCAACACCCCTTGAAACCACCGGCGGGGAAATTGATGTCCAGGCAGTGATAAGACTTTTAAAGCATAAGCGTGTTACTGGACTGGCAGAAGTGATGAACTATCCCGGGGTGATTTTTGGAGATTTAGATGTGCTGAAAAAAATTAAGGCAGCGAAAGCATTGGGGAAAACGGTGGATGGCCATTCACCCGGTCTTTCCGGTTTACTGCTTCAATCGTATGCGGCAGCCGGTATTGGTTCGGACCATGAATGTATTGGTTTTGACGAGGCAAGAGAAAAGTTACGTGCCGGAATGCGAGTTTTTATTCGTGAAGGTTCAGCCGCCCACAATCTTGAAGCACTGGTTCGGGTGATAAATCAAATTTCTTTAAGGCGGTGCTGCCTAGTGAGCGACGACCGGCACCCTTCAGACCTGCTTTACGAGGGTCATTTAGATAGTGTAGTGCGCAAGGCGATAGCACTCGGTATCGCTCCGGTTGAAGCAATTCAGATGGTAACTTTGAATCCGGCAGAGTATTTTGGTTTTGATGACCGTGGGGCAGTTGCTCCTGGTTATCGTGCGGACCTGGTAATTTTAGGAGATTTAAATAAAGTTGATGTTAGGATGGTTGTTAAGGATGGTCGGATAGTTGTTGAAAATCGTCAGGTTAAATTTAAAATCGCCTCGCGAAATGACAAAAAAGTGTTAAAAAGTGTGCGGCTGCCAGTGTTAAATGTCAAGGACTTTGAGATTAAGGCGGAAGGGGAGTTGTGTAATGTCATTCGGGTAGTCCCGGGCCAAATAATTACAGAAAGACATATCCAGGTACCAACGGTGAAAAATGGATTGGTCGTGGCAGATACCAGACGTGATATCTTGAAACTGGTGGTGATTGAAAGGCATAAAGGGACAGGCCGAATGGGGAAAGGGTTGGTGACTGGATTCGGGCTTAAGAAAGGTGCCTTAGGTTCAACGGTAGCGCATGATTCCCACAATATTATAATTGTAGGTACTAACGACCGGGATATGCTAATTGCCGCACGGACACTTAAGAGTATGGGAGGCGGCTATGTTGCAGTCGCTGATGGCGAAGTAGTGGCTAAACTTGCGCTACCGATTGCCGGATTGATGTCAAACAAACCGGCAAGTTGGGTGGTTAAGGATTTGCGACTTCTTATTGAGCGAGCGCAACGCTGGGGTTCGAGGTTGGAAAATCCGTTTATTAGTCTTTCGTTTCTTGCTTTGCCAGTGATTCCGGAGTTGAAGTTAACCGACCGGGGATTGGTTGATGTAAGTCGTTTTGAGATTATCAATCTATTTTGCAATGACTAA